The Deltaproteobacteria bacterium genome contains the following window.
AATATTTTTAGGAGGGTGTCAGATGTCGAAGGAGAAATTTGAGAGGAATAAGCCGCATGTTAACGTTGGGACTATTGGGCATGTGGATCATGGCAAGACTACGTTGACGGCAGCGATAACGAAGGTGTCGGCGGAGAGTGGGA
Protein-coding sequences here:
- the tuf gene encoding elongation factor Tu (EF-Tu; promotes GTP-dependent binding of aminoacyl-tRNA to the A-site of ribosomes during protein biosynthesis; when the tRNA anticodon matches the mRNA codon, GTP hydrolysis results; the inactive EF-Tu-GDP leaves the ribosome and release of GDP is promoted by elongation factor Ts; many prokaryotes have two copies of the gene encoding EF-Tu) is translated as MSKEKFERNKPHVNVGTIGHVDHGKTTLTAAITKVSAESG